The following are from one region of the Lytechinus pictus isolate F3 Inbred chromosome 4, Lp3.0, whole genome shotgun sequence genome:
- the LOC135153984 gene encoding uncharacterized protein LOC135153984, with the protein MSHDPILFRSYVDTKYPKKSWRHSHQKVATRHGGKFRRSSSGKVRKPPTPKSLRISWNSLDDVVQNEGILRSPLQLPPILPGDITPPMKTDVSDHELDDRLNNNPSTNNSHANDDLSEAIGDGIRAIRKNCQARYGVADESYAESDGRDVDVDPTELSDISYGEEELSEEELKDEDLRDDEMRDVKLKDEELKGEKLRDEELEEGEIVDTDDCREDMEDVNNDGDIDDICRIVDKELHHHDYRSDDILNEITFDILDDLDVDSKYPPNYFRSGFSDRAVRRRKPKRAPRFMNMNTLDPQARSFRPRYTPEEDNEDQRIVKLADCELTDDGRDKEKMDDAVTSGTKFYPSDVRFKKDKRDVKKRVEEPPKASAHANAEPIKDITLEPVPVAVTRSVPMREKGKNNKECGKSKMMGNEGNCDGQEHCLKGGESRTVESEQSLKKHEKEQIRDSEKIENTPSIKPIAKGKARRQVAHKISVVMGRRPAQAIGNQTRSDDGRSVSRSLAAGEEGTGSSSPRRIPQLRPIDTRRYVTSSAYNTAVKVHVQNYENMADAVESDDNVGGGFPDEKVTDELKERKDGVRSKKVDQSRTFQSDSRIRSIDVSQPKYHAMMNQRLAILKESHGNSPVEVARLATVPDRLKDQSKSKETTAGDTGSLSKEREQPRRTERQHSGHRDVELPDVKNKRVAKNVPRAKINPLSKLPDGATHDGDEKGKDVTDTSSGSRQKESSGTKTRPIKETQSESLLNVEAATPLHPEQDDREMGRGPSLSETGREGPPLQPLMQSPPHRFPHPHQHINPNVPPNMRPMPAPGNVHLFQHPSDQHHQFNTTFSAYHHHQMALRTAAMHYYNQQRHLALQRHHPPGLFPPHPYHMNMHPGCRPEWNMPGPGPPR; encoded by the exons ATGTCTCACGATCCGATCCTCTTTCGATCGTATGTCGACACGAAGTATCCGAAGAAGTCTTGGAGACATAGCCATCAGAAGGTGGCTACTCGGCACGGCGGAAAGTTCCGACGCAGTTCTTCCGGAAAAGTCCGAAAACCGCCGACCCCAAAGTCCCTGAGGATCTCGTGGAATTCTTTGGATGACGTAGTCCAG AATGAAGGCATTCTCCGATCACCCTTGCAGCTTCCTCCTATCCTACCAGGCGATATCACACCACCGATGAAGACCGACGTCAGCGATCACGAGCTCGATGACCGTCTCAATAACAACCCTTCCACTAACAACAGCCATGCCAATGATGATCTAAGCGAGGCCATCGGTGACGGAATCCGCGCTATTAGAAAG AATTGCCAAGCGAGATACGGAGTCGCCGACGAGTCCTATGCGGAGAGTGACGGGAGGGATGTTGATGTCGATCCGACCGAATTATCAGACATCAGCTACGGGGAGGAAGAATTAAGTGAGGAAGAATTGAAAGACGAAGATTTGAGAGACGATGAAATGAGGGATGTAAAATTGAAAGACGAAGAATTGAAGGGCGAAAAATTGAGGGACGAAGAATTGGAAGAGGGCGAGATTGTCGACACAGATGACTGCCGTGAGG ATATGGAAGATGTGAATAATGATGGTGACATCGATGATATCTGCCGAATCGTCGACAAAGAGTTACACCACCACGACTACCGTTCCGACGACATCCTCAACGAGATCACTTTCGACATCCTAGACGATCTAGACGTCGACTCGAAGTATCCTCCTAACTACTTCCGTTCCGGATTTTCCGACCGTGCCGTAAGGAGGAGAAAACCAAAGAGGGCACCAAGGTTTATGAATATGAATACCCTGGACCCACAAGCCAGATCCTTCAGGCCAAGATACACACCTGAAGAAGATAATGAGGACCAGCGAATTGTGAAACTCGCTGACTGCGAGTTGACGGATGACGGTCGGGACAAAGAGAAGATGGACGACGCTGTCACATCTGGAACTAAATTTTATCCGAGCGATGTCCGTTTTAAGAAAGACAAGAGGGATGTCAAGAAGAGGGTCGAGGAACCTCCCAAGGCTTCGGCTCACGCGAATGCGGAGCCTATTAAAGACATAACTCTTGAGCCGGTCCCTGTTGCGGTTACACGGAGCGTTCCGATGCGTGAAAAGGGGAAGAATAACAAAGAATGCGGAAAGTCGAAGATGATGGGGAATGAAGGAAATTGTGACGGTCAAGAACATTGCTTAAAAGGAGGTGAATCCAGAACTGTAGAATCGGAGCAATCCTTGAAGAAACATGAAAAGGAACAAATACGAGATTCTGAGAAGATTGAGAATACGCCATCCATAAAACCAATAGCCAAAGGGAAAGCCAGGCGACAGGTGGCCCACAAGATATCGGTTGTAATGGGCCGGCGACCTGCCCAAGCGATTGGAAACCAAACTAGAAGTGACGATGGGCGTTCCGTCTCAAGATCACTCGCTGCAGGAGAAGAAGGCACTGGTAGCTCATCACCGAGACGCATCCCTCAACTAAGACCAATAGACACACGTAGGTATGTTACTAGTTCAGCATACAATACAGCTGTAAAAGTACACGTACAGAATTATGAAAATATGGCGGACGCAGTTGAGAGTGATGACAACGTGGGAGGTGGTTTCCCTGATgaaaaggttacagatgaactGAAAGAACGCAAGGATGGTGTTAGATCGAAAAAGGTTGATCAGTCCCGTACGTTCCAGTCGGACTCGAGAATACGCAGCATTGATGTCAGTCAACCGAAGTACCATGCCATGATGAACCAACGTCTTGCAATTCTCAAGGAAAGTCATGGGAACAGCCCCGTAGAAGTGGCAAGACTGGCGACTGTACCCGATCGTCTCAAAGACCAGAGTAAATCGAAAGAAACAACTGCGGGAGACACGGGTTCATTATCGAAAGAACGTGAACAACCCAGACGGACCGAAAGACAGCACTCGGGGCATCGTGATGTTGAACTTCCTGACGTCAAGAATAAGAGAGTTGCAAAGAATGTTCCTCGTGCCAAGATAAATCCCCTATCAAAGCTTCCAGATGGGGCGACTCATGATGGAGATGAGAAAGGAAAAGACGTCACTGACACTTCATCGGGTTCACGGCAGAAAGAATCATCTGGTACAAAGACACGTCCTATAAAGGAAACACAATCGGAATCCTTGTTGAACGTCGAAGCGGCTACGCCTTTGCACCCCGAGCAGGATGACCGCGAAATGGGCAGAGGTCCCTCTCTGTCAGAGACGGGTCGAGAAGGGCCCCCTCTGCAACCACTAATGCAGAGCCCGCCTCATCGGTTCCCGCATCCTCATCAACACATAAACCCAAACGTACCCCCTAACATGCGCCCGATGCCGGCACCGGGCAATGTCCATCTTTTCCAACACCCATCCGATCAGCACCATCAATTCAACACGACCTTTTCGGCCTACCACCATCACCAGATGGCGTTGAGGACGGCGGCGATGCACTACTACAATCAACAGCGCCACCTGGCCCTTCAGAGACATCACCCTCCAGGGTTGTTTCCTCCGCATCCATACCACATGAACATGCATCCAGGGTGCAGACCGGAATGGAATATGCCAGGACCAGGACCACCGcgttaa